The window CACGGCTGCATCGGTCCATTGCGGCGGAACAGAGCAAATCCGGCCATCGTCAAAGCGCAGCAGCAACAGCTTGCCCGCTCGGTTACCGCGCTTCCCAACGCAGGCACCGCGCTGCCCGGAATACGGATGAAAGGGGTGAGTCACCGTCACAAACTGCAACGGGGACGATGAACCGCCTGCATTTCCAAGTGAGTTACAAGCG of the Mesorhizobium shangrilense genome contains:
- a CDS encoding DUF5372 family protein, coding for ACNSLGNAGGSSSPLQFVTVTHPFHPYSGQRGACVGKRGNRAGKLLLLRFDDGRICSVPPQWTDAAVPSLEVVAGNGRALCSLTDLLELSGLVERLISQGRCATPQDCKGNFADVVRKITPQNPWGLR